Proteins from a single region of Arctopsyche grandis isolate Sample6627 chromosome 1, ASM5162203v2, whole genome shotgun sequence:
- the Zcchc7 gene encoding zinc finger CCHC-type containing 7 yields the protein MEFLKSDNEDDDHDDKYYSSIYYVDKTTIEKPTEPSTPYTFNVDDVTKRAISKRYWSISTPEANSTPYQKSKLEVRSQKSNKKSRDISNMVTEKVSKVDYAGKNSQPHNQNDYRNNQQNRNLLNRWDLLNSYKHTTDDKIKTPSMSPVTTTKSDVSQSDSVSSTLKTDGEQSNKKEVQSKKNISTVKNNASVKAKASNSTIADSDIVNVISQDASDVTKSPSNLNNDQTKAEKGNVSKSRNSKRGKSTVHSGIITLESSDDESVIEVALPPCPAICIESSDEDTIMPAKNKNQSTPLVGNKKSKVNTPNQHKCTSPVPSVVSSTSDDFITTDCSVLNISNKGQDQDYSFNFQLHGSDLSEEISDFNASSRRKVLLANADSSSKTPSPALEKNLKTPCTPSLTVSALNDAQMFATPKSKGKRNLNSKLKNYTISEENFTPFTDIYESESSDFPDSVVDVPISTPLTRKPKSLSRNREVSEIINVDEDTLIMANVVGVKSPKIGKIVYEEADCTVDSEAGINHQINDAANEKTTLSKCLKDMNKFYDQSWGGENFDHARIQNQMPFSKELWAVDIADKFLTKHKKREVCSHCNKFGHKEFKCQYRQKKCLMCGSNGHSHFRCPEGICLNCGYKRKNGFSAKCPHCFNWKSMKCSTCNIYGHPSYSCPDLWRRYHLTVKNEIPLIEDKSKKLLSNIFCSGCAQKGHTVNFCKVLKTQYNLSSPFVHDYSPVYIPDGVRSSNVDSQSTIKLIPNQIAIEPKAISSKEIQTPFDREISSGTNLKRKSEIGTDQKSPKKMKIFSQNLNTDNQLINHMGTSHVLVSLLQAKMMAAEGASQLENLSMKYRVGYKQQVTALGHSLFLDGELSNQIDFWVEFNDCFNKPTMYHNTTLQVFIPENKHEAIKMLSNDLEVLNTYIGKPSGLHSSLIGLKNQFHKKQIKCEKDSKDLRKISSDINDVCKKLNMILIGQRGLCKGKDTLNKLRDAVYKMTGQISDVIPLDLRVDLSIMYSTVFSSLPREDYLHLLSLDKIETRKAKKQKAKIEKKKIKKVQKQMINPFGSLNPSTSTKKILKAFQITRAKLKNMPQVRSFLFQKTFEDLQFYERQLKNNEFSNNSLQNIKKITSGVFKFIQKEQSKDN from the exons ATG gaatttttaaaatctgaCAATGAAGACGACGACCATGATGACAAATACTACTCCAGCATATATTACGTCGATAAAACGACAATAGAAAAACCCACAGAGCCTTCTACTCCGTACACTTTTAACGTTGACGATGTAACGAAACGTGCCATTTCAAAGAGATACTGGTCTATTTCTACACCGGAAGCTAATTCCACTCCTTATCAGAAGTCGAAGTTAGAAGTGAGAAGTCAgaagtcaaataaaaaaagtagaGATATTAGTAATATGGTCACTGAAAAAGTATCGAAGGTTGACTATGCTGGCAAAAATAGTCAACCACACAACCAAAATGACTATAGAAACAATCAACAGAACAGAAATTTACTGAATAGGTGGGATTTGTTGAATTCTTATAAACATACTActgatgataaaataaaaacaccgaGTATGTCTCCTGTTACTACGACGAAATCTGACGTTTCGCAAAGTGACAGTGTTAGTTCAACGCTTAAAACAGACGGCgagcaatcaaataaaaaagaagTCCAAAGTAAAAAGAACATATCGACTGTAAAAAATAACGCGTCTGTAAAGGCGAAAGCTTCTAACTCTACTATTGCTGATAGTGATATAGTTAATGTGATCTCTCAAGATGCAAGTGACGTAACCAAGTCTCCGTCAAATTTGAATAATGACCAAACGAAAGCAGAAAAAGGAAATGTTTCTAAATCTCGCAATAGCAAAAGAGGCAAGAGTACTGTGCATTCTGGAATTATCACTCTTGAAAGCAGCGACGATGAGTCGGTTATTGAAGTTGCACTTCCTCCGTGTCCCGCCATATGTATCGAAAGTTCCGACGAAGACACCATAATGCCTGCAAAGAATAAAAATCAAAGCACACCGCTGGTTGGAAATAAGAAATCTAAAGTCAATACCCCCAATCAACATAAGTGTACAAGTCCTGTACCGTCCGTTGTCTCGTCAACATCTGACGATTTCATCACGACGGATTGTTCCGTTTTAAACATATCCAACAAAGGACAAGATCAGGATTATTCGTTTAACTTTCAGCTGCACGGATCAGACTTGTCCGAAGAAATTTCTGATTTTAACGCTAGCTCTAGACGAAAGGTCTTATTGGCGAATGCCGATTCTAGTTCCAAAACGCCGTCGCCTGCTcttgaaaagaatttaaaaacacCATGTACGCCGAGTCTGACAGTCAGTGCTCTGAATGATGCTCAGATGTTTGCAACGCCGAAAAGCAAAGGGAAGAGGAATTTAAATTCGAAActaaaaaattacacaatttCTGAAGAAAATTTCACACCTTTCACTGATATATATGAATCGGAAAGTTCCGATTTTCCTGACAGCGTTGTCGATGTTCCCATCAGTACACCCTTGACACGAAAGCCAAAAAGTCTTTCGCGAAATCGTGAAGTGAGTGAAATTATCAACGTCGACGAAGACACGTTGATAATGGCTAACGTCGTCGGTGTAAAAAGTCCCAAAATCGGGAAAATTGTATACGAAGAGGCTGATTGTACAGTCGACTCGGAGGCCGGCATCAATCACCAGATCAACGATGCTGCAAATGAAAAGACTACTTTAAGCAAATGCCTGAAAGATATGAATAAATTCTATGATCAAAGTTGGGGAGGAGAAAACTTTGACCATGCGAGAATTCAAAATCAAATGCCTT tttctaAAGAATTATGGGCTGTTGATATAGCAGACAAATTTCTCACCAAACATAAAAAGAGAGAAGT ctGCTCACACTGTAATAAATTTGGACACAAAGAATTCAAATGCCAATACAGACAAAAGAAATGTCTAATGTGCGGATCTAACGGTCATTCCCACTTCAGGTGTCCCGAAGGAATCTGcctaaat tGTGGATATAAGCGAAAAAATGGGTTTTCTGCCAAATGTCCCCATTGTTTTAACTGGAAAAGCATGAAGTGTTCAACTTGTAACATTTATGGACATCCTAGTTATAGTTGTCCTGATTTATGGAGACGCTATCACTTAACA gTGAAAAATGAAATACCTTTGATAGAAGATAAATCTAAAAAGTTGCTGTCAAATATATTCTGCAGCGGATGTGCACAGAAAGGACACACCGTGAACTTCTGTAAAGTTCTTAAAACTCAATACAATCTATCGTCTCCATTCGTGCACGACTATTCACCTGTTTATATTCCTGATGGAGTAAGAAGTTCTAATGTCGATTCACAAAGCACAATAAAACTGATACCTAATCAAATTGCTATAGAGCCTAAAGCAATATCCAGTAAAGAAATCCAAACACCCTTCGATAGAGAAATTAGTTCTGgaacaaatttaaaaagaaaatcagaaattgGGACTGATCAAAAGTCTCCTAAGAAGATGAAAATTTTTAGCCAAAATTTAAATACCGATAATCAGCTGATCAATCACATGGGTACATCACATGTGCTGGTTTCACTTCTTCAAGCAAAGATGATGGCAGCTGAGGGTGCATCACAACTTGAGAACCTATCAATGAAATATCGTGTGGGTTATAAACAACAGGTCACTGCTTTGGGTCATTCGCTGTTTCTAGACGGTGAACTTTCTAATCAAATCGACTTTTGGGTCGAGTTTAACGATTGCTTCAATAAGCCAACAATGTACCACAACACAACATTGCAAGTTTTTATACCAGAAAATAAACACGAAGCAATTAAAATGCTATCAAATGATTTGGAGGTATTGAACACGTATATTGGTAAGCCGTCCGGTTTGCATTCTTCACTAATTGGTCTAAAAAATCAATTCCATAAAAAGCAGATTAAATGTGAAAAGGATTCCAAAGATTTAAGGAAAATTTCATCGGATATTAATGATGTTTGTAAAAAGCTCAATATGATTTTAATTGGACAACGGGGATTATGCAAAGGTAAAGACACATTAAATAAATTGCGTGACGCTGTATATAAGATGACTGGTCAGATTTCAGACGTGATTCCTTTAGATCTGAGAGTAGACCTTAGCATAATGTATTCAACTGTTTTTTCTTCTTTGCCGAGAGAAGACTATCTTCATTTGTTATCTTTGGATAAAATAGAAACTCGAAAGGCAAAGAAACAAAAGGcgaaaattgaaaagaaaaaaatcaaaaaagttcAAAAGCAAATGATCAATCCTTTCGGCTCTTTAAATCCGAGTACGTCtactaaaaaaattttaaaagcctTCCAGATAACGCGTGCAAAGCTTAAAAATATGCCACAGGTAAGATCTTTTCTGTTTCAAAAAACTTTTGAAGATCTGCAATTTTATGAAAGACagttgaaaaataatgaattttctAATAATTCTCTTCAAAATATAAAGAAGATAACGAGTGGCGTCTTTAAATTCATCCAGAAGGAGCAATCTAaagataattaa